One region of Tumebacillus amylolyticus genomic DNA includes:
- a CDS encoding type I phosphomannose isomerase catalytic subunit: MRAYPVKFAPVIKPRVWGGDALKKSFGVETSEPIGEYWVLSGLPGDASVVVNGPLAGKTLVELIAEMPDEYLGMNQTQPLPQFPLLIKFLEAREHLSVQIHPDDEQAQAWEQSLGKTEAWYILDHEPGASVIYGHTFPSAETYWNAVRDGQVVDYLQELEIQRDQLIFVPSRTLHALKAGTTLIEIQQSSDITYRVYDWGRPRELHLEKAALSMTYGTPTENPNQRRTILEKNNFTHEHLLHCPYFTIEKLTLTDTTHTLEKNHPNPDILIVADGEGTLIFRPDHETVTSDLEPFTLNLAPGDTVLLPTSISSYTLTTSTQLTLLRTYYELLAH; this comes from the coding sequence ATGCGGGCGTATCCGGTGAAGTTTGCTCCGGTGATCAAACCTCGCGTTTGGGGCGGAGATGCATTGAAAAAAAGCTTCGGGGTCGAGACCTCGGAGCCGATTGGCGAGTATTGGGTACTCTCAGGATTACCGGGGGACGCAAGCGTCGTGGTCAACGGACCGCTCGCAGGCAAGACGCTGGTCGAGTTGATCGCCGAGATGCCCGACGAGTACCTGGGCATGAATCAAACACAACCACTCCCGCAATTCCCCTTGCTCATTAAATTTCTGGAAGCACGCGAGCACCTCTCCGTGCAGATTCACCCCGACGACGAACAGGCCCAAGCGTGGGAGCAAAGCCTCGGCAAGACCGAAGCTTGGTACATCCTCGACCACGAACCCGGCGCGAGCGTCATCTACGGACATACCTTCCCGAGCGCCGAAACCTACTGGAACGCCGTGCGAGACGGACAGGTCGTGGACTACCTGCAAGAGCTCGAAATTCAACGCGACCAACTCATCTTCGTCCCTTCACGTACCCTGCACGCACTCAAAGCGGGCACCACCCTCATCGAAATCCAACAGAGTTCCGACATCACCTACCGCGTCTACGATTGGGGCCGCCCACGCGAATTGCACCTTGAAAAAGCCGCCCTCTCCATGACCTACGGAACTCCCACAGAGAACCCCAACCAACGCCGCACCATCTTGGAAAAAAACAACTTCACCCACGAACATCTACTCCACTGCCCGTACTTCACCATCGAAAAACTGACCCTCACAGACACCACCCACACGCTCGAAAAAAACCACCCCAATCCCGACATCCTCATCGTAGCAGATGGGGAGGGGACCCTGATCTTCCGTCCCGACCACGAAACCGTCACTTCAGACCTTGAACCCTTCACTCTCAACCTCGCACCCGGAGACACCGTCCTCCTCCCAACCTCCATCTCATCCTACACCCTCACCACCTCCACCCAGCTCACCCTCCTGCGCACCTACTACGAATTGCTGGCACATTGA
- a CDS encoding ABC-F family ATP-binding cassette domain-containing protein — protein sequence MISTNGITLRYGKRALFEDVNIKFTPGNCYGLIGANGAGKSTFLKILSGEIEPSKGEVSITPGERLAILKQNHFEFDEFDVLKTVIFGHKKLYDIMVEKDAIYAKGDFSEEDGMRAAELEGDFADLNGWVAESEAAELLQGLGITTDLHDKQMKELDGSQKVRVLLAQALFGNPDILLLDEPTNHLDIESIRWLEDFILKYENTVIVVSHDRHFLNTVCTHIADIDFSKIQVYVGNYDFWYESSQLALALMRNANKKKEEKVKELEEFVRRFSANKSKAKQATSRKKLLDKISLDDIKPSSRKYPFIDFKPDREAGNDILTVKDLTVTIDGEKVLDNISFTLNRGDKVAFVGPNELAKTTLFKVLMGELQPDSGEFTFGVTTTQAYFPKDNAEYFENSDMNLVDWLRQYTRDQDETYVRSFLGRMLFSGEESLKKASVLSGGEKVRCMLSKMMQTGANILIMDEPTNHLDLESITALNNGLIKFTGNLLFVSHDHQFVETIANRIMEITPNGLVDKTATYDEYLADDRIKEQLEKMYA from the coding sequence ATGATCTCCACCAATGGCATCACCCTGCGCTACGGCAAACGTGCGCTCTTCGAAGACGTTAACATCAAGTTCACACCGGGCAACTGCTACGGCCTCATCGGGGCAAACGGCGCCGGCAAATCGACGTTCCTGAAAATTCTCTCCGGCGAAATCGAACCGTCCAAAGGCGAAGTCTCGATCACCCCGGGCGAACGTCTCGCGATCCTCAAACAGAACCACTTTGAATTCGACGAGTTCGACGTCCTCAAAACCGTCATCTTCGGCCACAAAAAACTTTACGACATCATGGTCGAAAAAGACGCGATCTACGCCAAAGGCGACTTCTCCGAAGAAGACGGCATGCGCGCCGCCGAACTCGAAGGCGACTTCGCAGACCTCAACGGCTGGGTAGCCGAATCCGAAGCGGCCGAACTGCTCCAAGGTCTCGGCATCACCACCGACCTGCACGACAAGCAAATGAAAGAACTCGACGGCTCCCAAAAAGTCCGCGTCCTCCTCGCCCAAGCGCTGTTCGGCAACCCGGACATCCTGCTGCTGGACGAACCGACCAACCACTTGGACATCGAATCGATCCGCTGGCTCGAAGACTTCATCCTCAAGTATGAAAACACCGTCATCGTCGTCTCCCATGACCGTCACTTCCTGAACACGGTCTGCACGCATATCGCCGACATCGACTTCAGCAAGATCCAAGTCTACGTGGGCAACTACGACTTCTGGTACGAATCTTCCCAACTCGCGCTCGCTCTCATGAGGAACGCGAACAAGAAAAAGGAAGAGAAAGTCAAAGAACTCGAAGAGTTCGTCCGTCGCTTCTCCGCCAACAAGTCCAAAGCGAAGCAAGCAACCTCCCGTAAGAAACTGCTCGACAAAATCTCCCTCGACGACATCAAACCGTCGAGCCGCAAATACCCGTTCATCGACTTCAAACCGGATCGTGAAGCGGGCAACGACATCTTGACCGTCAAAGACCTCACCGTCACCATCGACGGCGAGAAAGTTCTCGACAACATCTCCTTCACCCTCAACCGCGGAGACAAAGTCGCATTTGTCGGCCCGAACGAACTGGCGAAAACCACGCTGTTCAAAGTGTTGATGGGCGAGCTCCAACCGGACTCCGGCGAATTCACGTTCGGCGTCACCACGACCCAAGCGTACTTCCCGAAAGACAACGCCGAGTACTTCGAGAACAGCGACATGAACCTCGTCGACTGGCTGCGTCAATACACCCGCGACCAAGACGAAACCTACGTGCGCTCCTTCCTCGGCCGTATGCTGTTCTCCGGCGAAGAGTCTCTGAAAAAAGCGTCCGTTCTCTCCGGCGGCGAGAAAGTCCGCTGCATGCTGTCTAAAATGATGCAGACGGGCGCGAACATCTTGATCATGGACGAACCGACCAACCACTTGGACCTCGAATCGATCACGGCGCTCAACAACGGCCTGATCAAGTTCACCGGCAACCTGCTGTTCGTCTCCCATGACCATCAGTTCGTCGAAACCATCGCGAACCGCATCATGGAGATCACCCCGAACGGCCTCGTCGACAAAACCGCCACCTACGACGAGTACCTCGCCGACGACCGCATCAAGGAACAACTGGAAAAAATGTACGCGTAA
- a CDS encoding GNAT family N-acetyltransferase, with amino-acid sequence MSNLLFRSAQPHELPQVLDLIDTAFTHYTETPDVANGRSHVELFTAVYNRPDLDPELIVVAEDTATGRLVSMASLLPKPAQIGTREINGVVLSPVGTLPDYRGRGIAEQLLRFGLQLAKEKGFTFSCVLGHPTYYPRVGYVSAFPWYRLSQTLPEQLTAGADTRAFQNGDLHALSEIYNRESSGFFLTPTRSLNWWETELAHLGEQGRCFTDLQVFTQGEEIIGYASLGEADDKLVLKEVSVSDNAHAPAVLNALYTLASTRGKTKLQATFPATTSLGLHLKRQGATETIHAPSAWMFQVLNWETWLEAYAIYTGMGMQLTYDEINHQLYVDGELSPTLQASPEALTKLTLGLHTSDELEILGLLTGQDSHRLFPKRAPYFNLNEALF; translated from the coding sequence ATGTCAAACCTCTTGTTTCGCTCGGCCCAACCGCACGAACTCCCGCAGGTTCTCGACCTGATTGATACAGCTTTCACGCATTACACGGAGACGCCCGATGTTGCCAACGGACGCTCGCACGTCGAGTTGTTCACGGCGGTCTACAACCGACCGGACCTCGACCCGGAACTGATCGTCGTCGCCGAAGACACCGCCACGGGCCGATTGGTCAGCATGGCGAGCTTGCTCCCGAAACCGGCACAGATCGGCACCCGAGAGATCAACGGCGTCGTCCTCTCGCCCGTTGGAACGCTGCCCGACTACAGAGGCCGAGGCATCGCCGAACAACTTCTCCGCTTCGGACTCCAACTCGCCAAGGAAAAAGGCTTCACCTTCTCCTGCGTCCTCGGCCACCCGACCTACTACCCGCGCGTCGGCTACGTGTCGGCGTTCCCGTGGTACCGCCTTAGCCAGACTCTCCCGGAACAGCTCACAGCGGGAGCGGACACGCGCGCTTTTCAAAATGGAGATCTCCACGCCCTGAGCGAAATCTACAACCGCGAGTCCTCCGGTTTTTTCCTCACCCCCACGCGATCTCTCAACTGGTGGGAAACTGAACTCGCGCATCTCGGCGAACAAGGGCGCTGTTTCACCGATCTCCAAGTCTTCACCCAAGGCGAGGAGATCATCGGCTACGCATCGCTTGGCGAGGCGGACGACAAACTTGTGCTCAAGGAAGTCTCCGTCTCAGACAACGCCCACGCGCCCGCTGTCTTGAACGCACTCTACACCCTCGCGTCAACACGCGGCAAAACCAAACTTCAAGCCACGTTCCCCGCCACCACCTCTCTCGGCCTGCACTTGAAACGCCAAGGTGCTACCGAAACCATCCACGCTCCCTCCGCCTGGATGTTCCAAGTTCTTAACTGGGAGACCTGGCTGGAAGCCTACGCGATCTACACGGGCATGGGGATGCAACTGACCTACGACGAAATCAACCACCAGCTCTACGTCGACGGCGAGCTCTCTCCGACGCTGCAAGCCTCCCCCGAAGCGCTCACCAAACTGACCCTCGGCCTCCACACGAGCGACGAGTTGGAAATCCTCGGCCTCCTCACAGGGCAAGACTCGCACCGCCTCTTTCCGAAAAGGGCTCCGTACTTCAACCTCAACGAAGCCCTTTTCTAG
- a CDS encoding DUF4190 domain-containing protein produces the protein MNTPIEPQAQHNPTTNGKAIASMILGIVSLVIPYVGLITGIIAMVLSSSSKKDIARTGQQGHGMATAGFVTGLIAVILYAIVILLFIILGVTLASLDGSGY, from the coding sequence ATGAACACTCCGATTGAACCGCAAGCGCAACACAACCCGACGACGAACGGCAAAGCGATTGCTTCCATGATTCTCGGCATCGTCTCGCTGGTCATCCCGTACGTGGGTCTCATCACCGGCATCATTGCAATGGTTCTCAGTTCTTCCTCGAAAAAAGACATCGCCCGCACCGGCCAACAAGGCCACGGCATGGCAACGGCGGGTTTTGTCACCGGTCTGATCGCCGTCATTCTCTACGCAATCGTCATTCTCCTCTTCATCATTCTCGGGGTTACTCTCGCTTCCTTAGACGGCTCCGGCTATTAA
- a CDS encoding MDR family MFS transporter encodes MESLRAYPRALWMMALSVTISAIGESFLWPLTTSYIETFGKSLTVAGLVLLCQYATMLVGNLAGGWLFDRWSGRKTLLLSITAAMLILLAMGTWRSFPLYVGLLIVLGFFQGTFWPILRALSTVIWPEGGRRAVNMIYVANNLGVAIGAVIGGILASHSFTLAFYGNALSYILFLLLFMSNISESHVEKAKSSKTDSAGSKGAPREIKRETWVALWLLTIGLGLMVVTYSQWQTTMSMYVQSTGISLSSYSVLWTVNGLVIVLLQPLLSWCIQKYAWTLQTQILIAAGLFALAMATVVVWPAYTGFIVGMVILTMGEMLAWPGVPALAAEMAVPGREGMFQGIVTSGQSAGRMIGPLFGAFLFERISAQGMIGFMIVLCVLAAVFFLLYDRFGLRKSFSVSRKIDV; translated from the coding sequence ATGGAATCCCTCAGAGCTTATCCGCGCGCACTGTGGATGATGGCTCTGAGCGTTACGATCAGTGCGATCGGGGAGAGCTTCCTCTGGCCCCTGACGACTTCGTACATTGAGACGTTTGGCAAATCGCTTACGGTGGCGGGTCTCGTGCTGTTGTGCCAATATGCCACGATGCTGGTTGGCAACTTGGCGGGCGGTTGGCTGTTTGACCGTTGGAGCGGGCGAAAAACGCTGCTGCTTTCCATTACGGCGGCGATGCTCATCTTGCTTGCGATGGGCACATGGCGTTCCTTCCCGCTGTATGTGGGGTTGCTGATCGTGCTCGGTTTTTTCCAAGGCACGTTTTGGCCGATTCTACGGGCGCTGAGCACGGTGATCTGGCCGGAGGGCGGCCGTCGGGCGGTCAACATGATCTATGTCGCCAACAACTTGGGCGTCGCGATCGGCGCCGTCATCGGCGGAATTCTCGCGTCGCACTCGTTCACGTTGGCGTTCTATGGCAATGCGTTGTCGTATATCTTGTTCTTACTCCTGTTTATGAGCAACATTTCCGAATCTCATGTGGAAAAAGCGAAATCGTCCAAGACCGATTCCGCCGGCTCAAAAGGAGCCCCCCGCGAGATCAAGCGCGAGACGTGGGTGGCGTTGTGGCTGTTGACAATCGGACTCGGGTTGATGGTCGTCACCTACAGCCAATGGCAGACGACGATGTCGATGTACGTGCAATCGACGGGCATCTCGCTGTCGAGTTACTCCGTTCTTTGGACGGTCAACGGCTTGGTGATCGTGTTGCTGCAACCTCTGTTATCGTGGTGCATTCAAAAATACGCATGGACGTTGCAGACGCAGATCTTGATCGCGGCGGGGTTGTTTGCCCTCGCGATGGCGACCGTTGTCGTCTGGCCTGCGTATACCGGATTCATCGTCGGCATGGTGATTCTGACGATGGGGGAGATGCTGGCATGGCCGGGTGTTCCCGCGCTGGCGGCGGAGATGGCCGTTCCGGGTCGGGAAGGCATGTTCCAAGGCATCGTCACGAGCGGCCAGTCGGCCGGACGGATGATCGGGCCGCTTTTTGGCGCGTTTTTGTTCGAGCGAATTTCGGCGCAGGGGATGATCGGATTCATGATCGTGCTGTGCGTGCTGGCGGCGGTTTTCTTCTTGCTGTACGATCGATTCGGGTTAAGAAAATCGTTTAGTGTCTCCCGGAAAATAGATGTATAA
- a CDS encoding penicillin acylase family protein, translating to MSEYTTVSYEGLKHLAKIVIQPDGTPHVKAENDADAYFCVGYLHAKNRLFQMDFMRRQGLGRLSEVVGPALLESDKFQREIDIARTAEGEWQVLKTFEETRIVQEAYVAGVNAVMEEYRASGQWPLFFQQLGYTPEPWRPQDSIVCNTVLAQLLSVTEIPVAYSLIAEKFGEETLSKLFPMLPPNQQQPFAQGPFEKLPPQPFPISQEQYFREFQAQANASVEELVAATLDASDVDAGVEFLSRVQNIPFLRDKRDRHSNSWVVSAEKSTTGTPLLASDPHLVLSLPAVWYHLHVEAPNFNITGATIPGIPFVIIGRNDHVAWGVTAGQNASNFFYKEHTDDEHPNQYFWDGAWHDFFSTTTEIEVRGQETLSYTYQSSVHGPIVTRNGAPYALTWMYGIPSRGMVAYHEATKSKNMQEFREWIQLAENTPLNWVCADRDNNIGITTVGRLAMFRDGVKPWLPMSGTGVADIIGIAPKSAMPMATNPDTHMLATSNQRQAGADYPYYLGTATNFDPGYRSNRVYELLAAKDKVSPEDFKEMHYDAGDYLASQIVPKMLTTLTATNELEQKALAVLADWNYQMRASDVAPTLWWTFWTTYLRETFDPWMNPAGLPVAEYNASPIDYLNSVLNQNLEHWTLNEPTHEFFTDPTTGVVRTSPELMQASFAKAVSALQEKLGDDVAKWTWGTVHHRIIASMLGEPSLSYGPVPADGDTFTINVAPGMLATFGASYRMVAVLDNDYTGSGIYPGGQSEDPTTPWYTDRIARWATGDYEIFRTFHEAEQNAENTQRLALHPVK from the coding sequence ATGAGTGAGTATACAACTGTCTCTTATGAGGGTTTGAAACATCTTGCCAAGATCGTGATTCAACCGGACGGCACTCCGCATGTGAAAGCGGAGAACGATGCCGATGCGTATTTCTGCGTCGGGTATTTGCATGCGAAAAACCGCCTGTTCCAAATGGACTTCATGCGCCGCCAAGGGTTGGGCCGTCTGTCTGAAGTCGTCGGGCCGGCGCTGCTTGAATCGGACAAGTTCCAGCGTGAGATCGACATCGCCCGCACGGCGGAGGGCGAGTGGCAGGTGCTGAAAACGTTCGAGGAGACGCGCATTGTGCAGGAAGCGTATGTCGCCGGGGTCAACGCAGTGATGGAAGAATATCGGGCGAGCGGGCAATGGCCGCTCTTTTTCCAACAGCTCGGGTATACGCCGGAGCCGTGGCGTCCGCAAGACTCCATCGTCTGCAACACGGTGCTTGCCCAATTGCTGTCCGTGACGGAGATTCCGGTTGCTTATTCGTTGATTGCCGAGAAATTTGGCGAGGAGACGCTGTCGAAGCTGTTCCCGATGTTGCCGCCCAATCAGCAACAACCGTTTGCGCAAGGTCCGTTTGAAAAATTGCCGCCGCAGCCCTTCCCGATTTCGCAAGAGCAGTATTTTCGTGAGTTCCAAGCGCAAGCGAATGCCAGCGTAGAAGAGTTGGTCGCGGCGACGCTCGATGCGTCCGATGTCGATGCAGGCGTTGAATTCCTGTCTCGTGTGCAAAACATTCCGTTCCTGCGAGACAAGCGGGATCGTCATTCGAACTCGTGGGTCGTTTCGGCGGAGAAGTCCACGACGGGTACGCCGCTTTTGGCGTCCGACCCGCATTTGGTGTTGTCGCTTCCGGCGGTTTGGTACCATCTTCATGTGGAAGCTCCGAACTTTAACATCACCGGCGCGACGATTCCGGGCATTCCGTTCGTCATCATCGGACGCAACGACCATGTGGCGTGGGGTGTGACGGCGGGGCAGAATGCCTCGAACTTTTTCTATAAGGAACATACGGATGACGAGCATCCCAACCAATATTTCTGGGACGGGGCGTGGCACGACTTTTTCTCCACGACGACCGAAATTGAAGTGCGTGGGCAAGAGACGCTGTCGTACACGTATCAATCGTCTGTGCATGGCCCGATCGTGACGCGAAACGGCGCTCCGTATGCGTTGACGTGGATGTACGGCATCCCGAGTCGCGGGATGGTGGCGTACCATGAAGCGACCAAGTCGAAAAACATGCAAGAGTTCCGCGAATGGATTCAATTGGCGGAGAACACGCCGCTCAACTGGGTTTGTGCAGACCGTGACAACAACATCGGGATCACGACCGTCGGCCGACTGGCGATGTTCCGCGACGGCGTGAAACCGTGGCTGCCGATGTCGGGCACAGGCGTTGCGGACATCATCGGGATCGCGCCGAAGTCTGCGATGCCGATGGCGACCAACCCGGATACGCACATGCTGGCGACTTCGAACCAACGCCAAGCGGGGGCCGACTATCCGTACTACCTCGGCACGGCGACGAACTTCGATCCGGGCTACCGTTCGAACCGCGTCTACGAACTGCTCGCGGCGAAGGACAAAGTTTCGCCGGAGGACTTCAAAGAGATGCACTACGACGCAGGCGATTACCTCGCGTCTCAGATCGTGCCGAAGATGTTGACGACGCTCACCGCGACGAACGAGTTGGAGCAAAAAGCGCTCGCCGTGCTCGCGGATTGGAACTACCAGATGCGCGCATCCGACGTGGCACCGACTTTGTGGTGGACGTTCTGGACAACGTATCTGCGCGAGACGTTCGATCCGTGGATGAATCCGGCAGGTCTGCCGGTGGCGGAGTACAACGCGTCTCCGATCGACTATCTGAACTCGGTGCTCAACCAAAACCTTGAACACTGGACGTTGAACGAGCCGACCCATGAGTTCTTCACCGATCCGACGACAGGTGTGGTTCGGACCTCGCCTGAGTTGATGCAAGCGTCGTTTGCCAAAGCGGTGTCTGCTCTGCAAGAGAAGCTCGGCGACGACGTTGCGAAGTGGACATGGGGCACGGTGCATCACCGTATCATCGCTTCGATGCTCGGCGAACCGTCGCTGAGCTACGGTCCGGTTCCGGCAGACGGCGACACGTTCACGATCAACGTTGCGCCGGGCATGCTCGCGACGTTCGGAGCTTCCTATCGAATGGTCGCTGTGCTCGACAACGACTACACCGGCTCCGGCATCTACCCCGGCGGCCAATCCGAAGACCCGACCACCCCGTGGTACACCGACCGCATCGCCCGCTGGGCAACGGGAGACTACGAAATCTTCCGCACCTTCCACGAAGCGGAGCAGAACGCCGAGAACACGCAACGCCTCGCGTTGCATCCGGTGAAGTAG
- a CDS encoding AAA family ATPase — translation MEMRIERLVLENFRGFERREITFSEQFTVLIGDNGSGKSTILDGLAVALGSFMAGIEGREIRTIQSEEVRQKKIVIGEITTMEPQLPTRVVCTGTVEGRRQTWDRSVLKVNTSGAISERAEYPSLITYAEGLREIISAGKEIKLPLLSYYGTGRMYAKKPAFGFGKRAFFPDLPTKPGSRVEGYFNCLSSGVNWRRFESWFRDKRMIELQKQTELEILQAVRNAVSNSFEKWNAIEYDFDTKEVVAIDEEGIRLPFDMLSDGMRNMLGMVADIAYRMATLNPHLRDRVIQETPGVVLIDELDLHLHPVWQRKVVDDLKRTFPNVQFIVTTHSPFIVQSLSEGELRWLQKEDDDERVEAEKYVNRSLEDIAENVMEIPFPLAQRSHHLQNMYEAAQQYYDLLDQAEGASPEEIQRLKQKLDELSAPYSDNVAYYAFLERKRLKAGLGRDDDETD, via the coding sequence ATGGAGATGAGGATTGAGAGATTAGTACTCGAAAACTTCCGTGGGTTTGAACGGCGCGAGATTACCTTTTCAGAGCAGTTTACTGTACTGATCGGGGATAATGGGTCGGGGAAATCAACGATTCTTGATGGTTTGGCAGTGGCATTAGGATCGTTTATGGCGGGTATTGAAGGCAGAGAAATTCGGACCATCCAAAGCGAAGAGGTCCGGCAAAAAAAGATCGTCATTGGGGAAATTACGACGATGGAACCTCAGTTGCCGACACGTGTAGTTTGTACTGGTACGGTTGAGGGGCGTAGACAAACGTGGGATCGTTCAGTACTGAAAGTTAACACATCAGGCGCGATCAGTGAGAGGGCAGAATACCCTTCCCTGATCACGTATGCAGAAGGTCTTCGGGAAATTATAAGTGCGGGAAAAGAAATTAAACTCCCCCTACTCTCTTATTATGGAACAGGTAGAATGTATGCGAAAAAGCCAGCATTCGGATTTGGAAAGCGTGCTTTTTTCCCAGACTTACCGACTAAGCCGGGTTCACGCGTGGAGGGCTATTTTAATTGCCTAAGCTCTGGTGTAAATTGGAGGAGATTTGAGTCTTGGTTTAGAGATAAACGTATGATTGAACTTCAAAAGCAAACGGAATTAGAGATCCTACAAGCCGTACGAAACGCCGTAAGCAATAGTTTCGAAAAATGGAATGCCATTGAATACGACTTTGATACTAAGGAAGTCGTAGCAATTGACGAAGAAGGAATAAGACTTCCTTTCGACATGTTAAGCGACGGAATGCGCAATATGTTGGGTATGGTAGCAGACATCGCCTATCGCATGGCGACCTTGAACCCGCACCTTCGAGATCGCGTCATCCAAGAAACCCCCGGCGTCGTCCTCATCGACGAACTTGACTTGCATCTACACCCTGTCTGGCAACGCAAGGTCGTGGACGATCTCAAACGCACCTTCCCCAACGTCCAATTCATTGTCACCACCCACTCGCCTTTCATCGTGCAGTCGCTCTCGGAAGGCGAACTTCGCTGGTTGCAAAAAGAAGACGACGACGAACGGGTCGAAGCAGAAAAGTACGTCAACCGCAGTCTCGAAGACATCGCGGAAAACGTCATGGAAATCCCATTCCCACTCGCCCAACGCAGCCACCACCTGCAAAACATGTACGAAGCCGCCCAACAGTACTACGACCTCCTCGACCAAGCCGAAGGAGCGTCACCCGAAGAAATTCAACGCCTCAAACAAAAGCTCGACGAACTCAGCGCTCCCTACAGCGACAACGTCGCCTACTACGCATTCCTCGAACGAAAACGCTTGAAAGCCGGCTTGGGGAGAGACGACGATGAGACCGATTGA
- a CDS encoding HNH endonuclease — protein sequence MRPIEKSRHPRDHQQQILTFPTYQHARGPLLETIGSYCSYCERPLSNPAVEHKMCRQHHPHFELKWNNFLLSCTNCNSTKAHHNHLVLLDCIWPDRDNTYLAFVYTAGGNIEVNSNLPTLIQERAQRTLDMTGIHRKPSLDIAVNPTFPDQRWKKRREAWNEATDARQDLQEDLGTPNEAKMKKHIINQAKATGYWSIWMTVFHDDPDMKKRLIDAFTGTSSTCFDATQQPVPRRRLI from the coding sequence ATGAGACCGATTGAGAAGAGCAGGCACCCCAGAGACCACCAACAACAAATCCTGACCTTCCCAACCTATCAACACGCCAGAGGCCCGCTCCTCGAAACCATCGGCAGTTACTGCTCTTACTGCGAGCGTCCACTGTCCAACCCGGCTGTCGAACACAAGATGTGCCGACAACACCACCCGCACTTTGAGTTAAAATGGAACAACTTTCTCCTGAGCTGCACCAACTGCAATTCCACCAAAGCGCACCACAACCATCTCGTCCTCCTCGACTGCATCTGGCCGGATCGGGACAACACCTATCTCGCCTTTGTCTACACAGCAGGAGGCAACATCGAGGTCAATTCGAACCTCCCAACCCTCATCCAAGAGCGGGCGCAACGAACTTTGGACATGACAGGCATCCACAGAAAACCCTCACTGGACATCGCCGTCAATCCTACATTCCCCGACCAACGTTGGAAAAAGCGACGTGAAGCGTGGAACGAAGCAACGGACGCCAGACAAGATCTCCAGGAGGACCTTGGCACTCCTAATGAAGCGAAGATGAAAAAACACATCATCAACCAAGCCAAAGCCACGGGCTACTGGTCAATCTGGATGACTGTCTTCCACGACGATCCTGATATGAAAAAACGCCTCATCGACGCCTTCACAGGCACTTCCTCAACCTGCTTCGACGCAACCCAACAACCGGTCCCACGCAGACGTCTCATCTAA
- a CDS encoding YwbE family protein, whose protein sequence is MDGRTRSNIRPGLTVDIVLKADQRTGKRTRGVVKDLLTNSPTHPHGIKVRLTNGQVGRVQEIITTTNP, encoded by the coding sequence ATCGACGGCAGAACTCGTTCCAACATCAGACCGGGCTTAACGGTTGACATCGTACTCAAAGCGGACCAGCGCACGGGCAAACGCACGCGCGGCGTGGTCAAGGATCTGTTGACCAACTCGCCGACTCATCCGCACGGCATCAAAGTTCGTCTCACCAACGGCCAAGTCGGTCGCGTCCAAGAAATCATCACCACGACCAACCCGTAA